The nucleotide window AGGCAGGAGAAGTCCTTGTTGCAGGAGGACTGGTCGATGGCGCGCTTGCGCCCCAGCTCCGTCTCGACAGGCAGCACCGACAGGCAATTGGACTTCTCGTTGCAGTCGCCGCACCCCTCGCAGACGGCCTCGTTGATGAAGGCGCGCCGCGCCGGGTCGGGGTAGAGGCCCCGCTTGCGCCGGCGCCGCTTCTCCGCGGCGCAGGTCTGGTCGTAGACGAGGGCCGAGACGCCCTTCTGCTCCCGCAGCTCGCGCTGCACCGCCTCCAGGTCGTCCCGGTGGCGGACGGCGACGCCCGGGGCGAACCCCGGATCGCGGCCATACTTGGCGGGCTCGTCCGTCACGACCACGATCCGGCTCACCCGCTCCGCGGCCAGCTGCCGCGTGAGCTGCGGGACGGTCAGCTCGCCCGGGAACGGCTGCCCGCCTGTCGCGGCCGTCACGTGGTTGTAGAGGATCTTGTACGTCATGGTGACGCCGGCCGCCACTGCGGCGCGGATCGCCAGCACGCCCGAGTGGTAGTAGGTGCCGTCGCCCAGGTTGGCGAAGACATGCGGGGTGTCGGTGAAGGGGGCCTGGCCGATCCACGCCACCCCCTCGGCGCCCATATGGGTGAAGATCTTGGTGCCCGGGAAGATGTAGGTCGCCATGAAGTGGCAGCCCACGCCGGCCATGCCGTGGCTGCCCTCCGGCACCCGGGTGGAGGTGTTGTGGGGGCAGCCGGAGCAGAAGTACGGGACTCGCCCGGCATCCCCCAGGTACCCCTGGAGCTGCTGGGTCAGGGCGGGCCGGGCGACGGCCCGCTCCTTCTCCTCGAGGACGCCGAGGCGCTCCCGCAGCCGCTCGTCGCCGAAGAAGCGCCCAATGCGTCCGGCAATCACCCGCGCGATCACCTCGGGGGTGAGCTCGCCGGGCGCGGGCAGGAGCCATTCCTCCCGGCCGGGCGCCTCCCCGGCCGTGTCGTCGAACTTGCCGATGACCCGGGGCCGCCGCGGCTCGGGCCAGTTGTAGAGCTGGGCCTTCACCTGGGACTCGAGGAACGGGCGCTTCTCCTCCACGACCAGGATCTCCTCCAGCCCCTCGCCGAACCGGCGCACCCCCTCCGGCTCGAGCGGCCAGGTCATCCCGACCTTGTGGAGGCGGACGCCGATCTCCGCGGCGCGCCGCGCGTCGATGCCGAGGTGGTCCAGCGCCTGGCGCACATCAAGGTAGGACTTGCCAGCCGTGATGATGCCGAGCCGCGCCCTCGGGCTGTCGAACACCGTCTGGTCGAGCCGGTTTGCGCGGGCATAGGCCTGGGCCGCCCGGAGCCGGTACTCGTGGATCCGGCGCTCCATCTGGAGCGGCTGGTCCGGCAGCCTGATATTGAGCCCGTCCGGCGGGAGCACGAAGTCCTCCGGCAGGCGCACGGTGATCCGGTGCGGGTCCACGTGCACCGAGGCCGAGCTCTCGATGGTCTCGTCGATGGCCTTGAGCCCGATCCAGCACCCGGAGTAGCGGGACATGGCCCAGCCGTGGATGCCCAGGTCGAGGTAGTCCTGCACCCCCGCGGGGCTCAGCACCGGGATCATGGCCGCGGTCAGCATGGGCTCGCTCTGGGTCGCGACGGTGGAGGAGCGCGCCATGTGGTCGTCCCCGGCCACCAGCAGCACGCCGCCGTGGCGGGCGCTCCCGGCGGAGTTGCCGTGGTTGAAGACGTCCCCGCAGCGGCCGACGCCCGCCCACTTGCCGTACCAGAGCGCGAAGACACCGTCGTAGCGGGCGCCCTCGAACAGCGTGACCTGCTGGCTTCCCCACACCGACGTGAGCCCCAGCTCCTCGTTGAGCCCCGGCTGGAAGCGGATGTGGTGCTTGACGAGGAAGGGCTCCGCCCTCCATAGGTTCTGGTCCACGCCGTTCAGCGGCGAGCCCTGGAAGCCGGAGATGAAGCCGGCGGTGTTGAGCCCCGCAGCCACGTCCCGCTGCCGCTGCATGATGGGGAGCCGGACGAGGGCCTGGATGCCGGTGAGGAAGACCCGGCCGGACTCGAGGGTGTACTTGTCGTCCAGGGTCACTGTGGCCAGCGCCATGACGCTGCCCTCCTTCATCCGGGCCGCGGTGCCGCGCGCAGAGCTGGCGGCAGGGCGGCCGTGGGACTCAGCCGCGAGGCCTCAGATGGCCACCCGGACGATGTTGCTGGGCGGCGGTCCGCCGCGTGAGGTCGCCGCCGCAGGTCTGAGCGTGGAACTTGAAGCGCCAGGAGCGCCGGTTCCTGGCCCCGCGCGGCGCCCGCGGACCAACTCCCGATCACGCCGGGCGCTCGGGCGGCCCACTCGAGGGAGCGGCGCAGTCGGCTGTCCGATCGCTGGGCTCTGATCGCGGCACGCATGTACAAAAACAATCGCTCGTTTGGCTTATAGTCCTCCGAGCCCAGCCCTGTCAAGCCGGAAAAGCCCGGGCCTGCCGTGCCGACTCAGGACGCTCCTCCAGCCCGCCCGGCGGCCTCAGCGGAGCGACCGTCGGGTCACGCCTCCCGGGGCTCGATCACCAGGGTCTGCAGCGCCCGCCCGATGGGACCGCGGAGATCCCACAGGCGGGTCTCGGTGAGGCCGATGCCGGCCGGATCGTGCGCCGTGACCGCATCCAGGCACACCCACTCGCCCTCGAGCGGGCGGAAGCAGGCCACGGTCAGGTCGGCATTGATGAAGGTGAAGCGCCGCGGGTCCAGGGGCACGGCCACGCCGTTGCCGGAATCGGCGGCGATCATCACGCGCTGCAGCGGCGAGGGCGTCTCGCCGGACACCAGCGCCACGCGGCTGCGGATCCACGCGGCGATGCCGCCCTCCTGGGTGGCGCCGGCCACGCGCCGCGCCTCCACCGCCGTGGCGTACCCCGCGGGGGAGCCGAGCACCACCGGGAAGAGATGGGGCTCCCCCCGGTCGGGGGGATCGGGACAGGTCTTGGGAGCCGGAGACGGCGGGATGTCGCCGCTGGCCGTGCGGATGGCCAGTCCGGTGGCGCGAGCGATCGCCCGGTTCTCGGTGGTCAGCGTCGCGTCGATCCTCCGCACCTTCCGACCGGCCCGCAGCACGCTGGTCTGGATCTCGAACGCGGCGATGGGGATGGGCGCGAGCAGCTCCACGGTGAGCCGCGTGACGGCCAGCGCCGGCTCTCCGGCCACGGCCCGCTCGATGGCGCGCGCGAGCAGCGCCGATGGGGGGCCGGCATGCTGCAGATCGGGGCTCCACGGCCCCCGCGTGTGGGGCGTGGCGATGAACCGCTGTCCGTCTGACACGTAAAAGGCCTCGTCGAGGCCACTCAGCGCTCCTCGATGCTCCACCTGGCTCTCCTCTGCGTCCGGGCTGGATTCGCTTCCGCGCCACCGGCCGGGTGCTGATGCCCCCTAGCGCGGAACCCGTCAAGCCGGCAGTCGTTCCTCCGCGCGGGGCGTGCTGCAACGGGAATGCTACACCCGGGGCGCTCCGCGGGGGCGCGGGGCCGTCATCATCTCCCCGCCGCGATGGGGTTTCGCAGCACTCCGATCCCCGGGATCTCGACCTCCACCACTTCTCCCGCTCGGAGCGGCCGGGTGCTCCCGGGCGCGCCGGTGGTGATGAGGTCGCCCGGGTGAAGCGTGCAGTACTGGCTGATGTTGCTGACGATGGCATAGCAGTCGTGGATCATGTCCCGGGTGCTGCCCCGGTCCTCCTCCCGCCCGTCCACTCGGGTGATGATGTCCAGGTCGTGGGGGTCGATCGTCGTCTCGATCCACGGCCCGACGGGTCCGAAGGTGTCGCTGCACTTCATCCGCCACATGAAGGCGTCCCGGTAGTCGGCGCCGCTGATGTCGTTGGAGACGCTGTAGCCGAAGATGTAGTGGGGCGCCTCCTCCCGGCTGACGCGGTACGCGGGTCTCCCGATGACGACGCACAGCTCGCCCTCGTATTCGAGCACCTTCAGGTCCGGCGGCATCATCACCGTGTCCCCCGAGGCGATGAGGGAGCCGACACCCTTGTGCCAGGGGGTGAAGCGCCTGGCCCGCTCCTCGATCTCGCGCCCCATCTGCTCGATGCGGAACTCGACGTGGCGCGGGTAGTTCTCGCCGACGCCCCAGAAGTTCACCGGGCGCGAGGGAGGCAGCAGCTTGACCCGGTCCAGAGGGTAGACGGCCCCGCTGAGCCGGTAGTCCCCGCTGAACAGGTCGCCCTGGATGGCCCGGAGCCGGTCCGCCTCGACCTGACCGTAGTAGTCGTAGCCGTCCACGCGGAAGCGGGCGAATTTCATGGCGGGCGCTCCTCCTGTCGGGATCGTCGGAGTGCCGGCGGGGGCGCCGGGCCACTCGGAGCCTGCCCGCCGTCGCGCGGAGCCCCGGCGATCAGGGAATCACCTATTATCACGCGCTCGGCTCCCCCGCGCCGCGGCGGCGGTCGAGCTGGCGGGCACGGTCTTCCGCGGGACGCCTCACCGGATACCGGCGGCGCGCAGGCGCGGGAAGACGACGTCACGGAACACCCGCACCTCCTGCTCGGGGCCGACGAAGGTCTGCACCGGCATGAGGTAGAGCTGACGCACGCCGAGCCGGGCCATCTCGACGATCCGATCGGCGCAGTGCTCGGGCCCGCCGATGAGTCCCATCGCATCGCAGAGCTCCGCGATCACCTCGTCCGGCACGAAGGCCGTGGCCGCGATGGCCTCGTCCCAGTCGTGGGCATGCGAGAGATCGGGGTAGATCCGCCGCACCGCGTCCGGGATCTCGAGCGCCGGGAGGCGGAGTCCCGCGGGCTCGAGCCAGTGGCCGCCCCAGCGCAGCACGCCCCAGTGCACGGCGACGGGCCGCGCCTGCCGGCGCGCCTCCTCCAGGGTGGCCGCCGTGCCGGTCCGCACCGCCCAGATGACCTCGAGGTCCTCGAGCCGGCGTCCCGCGCGCCGCGCGCCGCGCTCGAGGTGCTCGAGGGCCCGCTCCACGATGCCGCGGTTGAACCCCACCAGCAGCAGCACGCCGTCGGCGATCTCGCCGGCGACCTCGATGGCCTTCGGACCCGACGCCGCCATCAGCACGGGAATCGGCCGCCCCTGGGCATAGGCGAGCCGCCCCCGCGTGCTCCCGAAGTCAACCGGATCTCCAGCGAGCAGCGCCTTCACCGTCGCAAGGCAGGCACGCATCTCGGCGAGCGTGGCTGGCGGGCGCCCGATGGTGCTCGCCGACGAGTAGCCGGTGCCGATGATGAATTTCACCCGGCCCGGCGCCAGCTCCTCGACCGTCTGGATCGCGCCGGCGAGCACCGAGGCGTGGCGCGTGACCGGGTTCGTCACGGCGGGGAACAGGACCAGCCGGGAGGTGTGGGCGGCGGCCTGGCCGAGGATGACGAAGGCGTCGCGGCCCAGCATCTGGCTGTCGAGGATGCCGGCACCGTCGAATCCCGCCGCCTCGATGCTCTGGACGAGCCGCATGAGGTCTGCCATGGGCGCCGTGCCGGGCACCCGGAGATGAACCGCGACGGGCGCCCCACGTGAGGGCGTCAACACGTACGGCTCGCCGTCGCGCGCTGTCGCACGGCGACTGCGCGCCGGACCGGCCCCGGGCGCCCTCCCGCGGGCAGCCGCTCAGCCAACGACGACGTGCTCCCGGGTGATGATGACAGGCGCCTCCCCGGGCGCCAGGAAGTTCGCCTCGTCGGCGCGCGTCGCCGCGTACGCGGCCGTCGCCGCGGAGGCGCGCATGGCCTGCGTGTCGTCGAACCACGTGAGCGCGACGCCGTCGTAGCGCGGGGTCCGGCCGCTCGCGTAGGCGCCCGGCCGCACGTGGCTCTGCACGTACCGGCGGATCTGCGGGATCCCCGCCGCGATCGGCCCATGCACCTCCCGCCAGTGGCGCTGGAACGCCTCGACCGTGAGGTCCGGCCGACGGGTGAGGAACTCGACCCACTTGGCGGCGCCCGCTGGCACCGGTGCCTCCTTGATGACGTGCTCGTCCGTGAGCAACGTCGTCATGGTCGCCTTGTCGATGAACCGCGGCTCGTCGGCGTCCACCCCCGCCTGGGCGGGGGTGCCGCGGAGCGCCCGCAGCGCGTCCATCGAGTCGAACCAGAGCTCGGCGATGCCGTCCCACGCCGGCTCGCCCTTGCGGTAGCCCGAGGGGAGCGTCGGGGACTGGACGTAGCGCCGGAGGCCCGGCAGCCGGCGCACGACGTCAGCGTGCGCCGTGCGCCAGTGGTCCTGGAAGGCGTCGACCGTCATCCCCGGCTTCCGCTTGACAATCGCGATCACCTTGACCATGTCTCTCCCTCCTCCTGGCGCCGTGCCCGCGCCGGCCCCCCCTGCCCCGGCCGCAGACTCCACGTCAGGGCGCCGTCGTGTGACGTCAGGCGGGCCGGATCCCGGTGACGCGGATCAGGACCGACGGAATGAACTCCTGCGCGGTGACGCCCGTGAAGCCGGCGGCCTCCAGGTAGCCCACGCACTCGGTGACGGAATGGGCGAGGCCGGTGCTACCGTAGACGGTCTCGGCCAGCCCCCACAGCGCCGGGTCCGCGGGGCCGGTACGCTCGCTGTTGAGCATCTCGCCGATCAGATGCATCTCGCCGCCCGGCTCGAGGGCCTCCCACGCCTTGCCGACCACGCGCTGGATGATCTCGCGGCTGTACTGCGGCAGATTGCTCGCCATGATGACGACATCAGCGCCCGCCGGCAGCGGGTCCGCGGTGAAATCTCCGCTGACGGTGGTGATGCGGCCGGCAAGCCCGTGGGAGGCGATGAACTCGCGCGCCACCTCCGTCACCGGCGGCAGGTCGAAGACCACCGCGTGGAGCTGCGCATGCGCCTGGCAGGCGGCGATGCAGTAGCACCCGGAGCCGCCCCCCAGGTCCAGGATGCGCCGCCGCCGCGCGAGGTCCACCTGTCGGACGAAGCGGCGGCCCGAGCCCAGGCCGATGCTGTAGGTCGCCTCGTGGTACTTCCGCGCCTCCTCCACCGTGAAGCCCTGGGCGTACTTGCCCAGGACCACGGGCGGGCCCGTGTCCCTGAGGCGCTCGGCCAGACGCCCCCAGTCCTCCCACTCGGGCTTGGTGAAGAGGATCCACGGCCCGGCATAGCCGGGCTCCCCCTCGACGAGGTAGCGCTCGACGTCGGGCGCGTTGCGGAACCGCGCCCCGTCGCGCACCAGGAGGCCCAGCGCCACGCAGGCCGTCACCAGCCGCTCGGCATTGGTCGGGGTGAAACCCAGTTCCTCGGCGAGCCGCGCCAGCGTGTCGGCCCCGTGCGCCACGCGGGTGAAGAGGCCCAGCTCGACGCCGGCCATCAGCGTGGCCGCCTCGCGGTAGGAGCGGGAGAGCCGCTGGAGCCTCACGGTGTCGAGCCTCGGGTCGGCCATGGTCACTCCTCGATCTTGAAGTAGTCGGGCTTCCCCAGCGGCCAGAAGTCGCCCCAGACCTGCCAGCCGCCGTCCACCGTGAGCACCTCGCCGGTGATGAACTTGCCCGAGGGCGCGGCGAGGTAGACGCAGGCCTGCGCCACGTCGTGGACATCGCCCAGCCGACGCATCGGGTTGTGGACGAAGGAAGGCCGCGCCGTGCGCGGGTACCGCTCGAGCCCCGGGCTGGCCAGCGTGCCCAGCGCCACGCAGTTGATGCGAATGCCGTGCGGCGCCCACTCGAGACAGAGGCTGCGGGAGAACGCCACCTGTCCGGCCCGGGCAGCCGCCGTGTGCGGGATGCCGACGCCCACCTGCTGCGGGGGCACCACCATGCTGACGACCGACCCGGACTCCTTGCGCTCGATCCAGCGGCGCCCGGCCTCCTGCGTCATGTACCAGGTGCCCGTGAGGTTGGTGTCGATGACGGCATTCCACCCCTTCGGCGTGATCGATAGCGCCGGGGCCGCGAACTGGCCGCCCGCGTTGTTGATCAGCACGTCGAGCCGCCCGTGGCGCTCCCAGACGGCGTCCATCAGCCCCGCGACCTGCGCCGGATCCCGGATCGTCATCGCGCGAGTCATGCACGGGATGCCGAGCCGCCCCAGCCAGGCCTCGAGGCCGGCGAGCTTGGCGGCATCCCGCCCGCACGCCACGATCGAGGCGCCCAGCCGGCCGAAGAGGCAGCAGAGGGCGCGGCCGATCCCGCCCGCCCCACCGCTGACCAGCACCACCTGGCCCGCGAAGAGCCCGTCGCGGAAGACGGTGGGGATTCTCTCCAGCTCCTCGTCGGTGAGGCCGCCATACGGATCGCGCTCGCTCACCTCGCCCTCGCTCACCTGCCCGTCAGCGGGGCAGCCGCGCCAGCACGGCCCGGGCCTCGTCCACCATCGCCTCCATCACCTCTTGCGCCGGCCGCACCCCGTGAATCAAGCCCGCCGACTGGCCGCACGCCGCGCTGCCGTTCTCGATGTCGCCCTGCTCGCGGGCCTGGATGGAGGCCGGGAATCCCACGCGCGAGAGCTGCACCGGGAAGGGCTGGATCTCACCCGCGCGCTTCTCCCACTCGCGGGTGAAGTTGTTGCGGATGAGCCGGCAGGGCTTGCCGCTGGAGGCACGCGTCACCACGGTCCCCTCCTCGTCGATGGCGACGATCTTCTGCTTGTAGTTGTCGTGGGCATGGGCCTCGGCGGTGGCGATGAAGCGCGTCCCCAGCCATACGCCGACGGCGCCCAGCGCCAGCGCCGCCACCAGCCCGCGCCCGTCCGCGATGCCCCCCGCGGCGACCACGGGCACCGGCCGCACCGCGTCCACGATGGCCGGGATCAGCACGAGCCCGGCGATCCGCCCCGTGTGCCCGCCCGCCTCATGCCCCTGGGCGATCACCACGTCCACGCCGCTGGCAGCGTGATCCCGGGCCTGCTTGACGTTGCCGCAGAGGGCCATCACCCTCATCCCGAGCCGGTGGGCCTCGGCCGTGACGGGCCCCGGGTTTCCGAGCCCGGCGATGAGGACTGGCACCCGCTCCTCGAGGGCCACGTCGATGGAGCCGCGCACGGCATCCGTGAAGCGGTCCACTTCCTCCCCGGCGGCGCGGATGGTGGCGAAGAGCACGTCGACGCCGAAGGGCTTGTCGGTGGCATCCCGCACCCGGCGGATCTCCTCGCGCAGTCCCTCGGGGGTGTTGTGCGCGGCCGCCAGCACGCCCAGGCCCCCTGCCTCGGACACGGCCGCCGCGAGCCCAGAGCGCGCCACGAAGCCCATGCCCGCCTGGCAGATCGGGTAGCGGATGCCGAGGAGGTCGCAGAGCGGGGTATGGAGCGCGCTCCGGGTCCCGGTCGTCATGGCGTGTGCCTCCCGGCCGCGGGGCTCAGCGGCCCCGGGGCTTCCGGAAGATGGCGAGGGCGGAGACGACGTGGCTGGAGATCAGGGTGATGGGGCGCATGGCCTCCCAACCCTACCATCAGGCCCGGTCCCCGTGCCAGACTCCGCGCGGATCGGGCGGGTCGGCGGGGCTCGACGGCAGGTGTACGATGAGGGCTCCATGAAGGCGCCCGGGGACATCCTGCTGATCGCCTGCTACGAGCTGGGGCATCAGCCGTTGAGCGTCGCCTGGCCGGCGGCCGTGCTCGCGGAACGCGGCTACGCGCCGGCCGTGCTGGATGTGTCGGTGGAGCCCTTCGATCCCGAGAAGGCCGCCCGGGCCCGGCTCGTGGCCATCTCGGTCCCGATGCACACGGCGCTCCGGGTGGGTGTGACCGCCGCCGGGCGCGTGCGCGCCGTGAACCCCGGCTGCCACATCTGCTTCTTCGGGCTCTACGCGCACCTCAACGCCGGACATCTCCTCGCCCACGGCGTGGACAGCGTCATCGGCGGCGAGCCCGAGCCGCCTCTGGCCGATCTGGCCGACGCCCTCGCCAGAGGCCAGGAGCCCCGCGTGCCCGGCGTGGCCACGGCCCGGGCGCCCGCGCCGCCCCACCTCGCACGCCACCCCCTGCCGCGGCCGAGCCGCGCGTCGCTGCCGGGGCTCAAGAAGTACGCGCGGCTCGAGCGCGCCGGGCGACGGGAGGTGGCCGGCTACGTCGAGGCGAGCCGCGGCTGCCTCCACCTCTGCCGCCACTGTCCCATCCCGCCTGTCTACGGTGGCCGCTTCTTCGCGGTCCCCCGGGACACGGTCCAGGCGGACATCCGCCAGCAGGTCGCCGCCGGCGCCACCCACATCACCTTCGGCGATCCGGACTTCCTCAACGGGCCCGGCCAGGCCCTCGCGGTAGCCCGGGGGCTGCACGCCGAGTTCCCCGGGATCACCTTCGACTTCACCGCCAAGGTCGAGCACCTGCTGAGGCACCGCCGGCTCCTCCCCGAGCTCGCCAGGCTGGGCGCCATCTTCGTCGTCTCTGCCGTCGAGTCGCTCAGCGATACGGTGCTCGGCCACCTGGCCAAGGGGCATACGCGCGCCGACGTGGGGGAGGCGCTCGCAGCGGTGCGCGAGGCCGGCATCGCCTTCCATCCCACCTGGGTCGCCTTCACGCCGTGGACGGCGCTCGAGGACTACCGGGACATGCTGGACTTCGTCGAGCGCGAGGCACTCGTGGATCACGTGGACCCGGTGCAGTACTCGCTGCGGCTCCTGGTGCCGCCTGGCTCGCTGCTCCTCGAGAGCCCGGCGCTACAGCCCTTCCTGGAGGGGCTCGTCCAAGAGGAGTTCTCCTACCGGTGGGCGCACCCGGATCCCCGCATGGAGGCGCTCCACACGGCCGTGGCCGCCGTGGCGGCCCAGGCCGCCGAGCAGGGTGAGGATCCCGCCATCACCTTCGATCGGGTGCGCGCGCACTGGGCCGCGGCGGCCGGCCTCACTCCGGGCCCCGCCGTGGCCCCCGGCCTCCCCCGCGACCGGGCCCGCCCGCCGCGCATGACCGAGCCGTGGTTCTGCTGAGCCGAGCCCACCCGGGGCCAGTTGGCCCTGACTGGATATTCGGGTACAGTGGTGGTCTAGTAGGAGGTCACAAGGAGGCCCTCATGAGCGACGATCTCAAGGCCAGGGTGCAGGAGCTGATCGAGTCGACCATCAACCCGGCCGTGGCTGGTCACGGCGGTTTTGTCGAGTTGATCGACGTCCAGGAGAACAAGGTCTATCTCCAGCTGGGCGGGGGCTGTCAGGGCTGTGGTGCGGCGGACATCACCCTGAAGGCGGGGATCGAGCGACTGATCAAGGAGGAGCTTCCGGAGGTCGAGGAAGTCCTCGATACCACCGACCACTCCTCCGGAAGCAACCCCTACTACACGCCCGGCAAGTAGCCCCTACCGCTCGCCCTTCCTCGCTTCCCCCTCCCCCGACGGGCGAGCGGGAGCGGCGAGGAGGAGGCGCGTCAGGCTGTCAGCCCCGGCCGGAGCCGGAGGTCCTGCCCGGCCCGGTCGTCCGTCACCAGGTCGGCGGGAGCGGCGCCTGTCAGACCTCCAGCCACTCCCGGCGCACGGCCGCGTTGCCCTTGAGGTCCTCGGGCGTGCCCTCGAACACGATCCGGCCATGCCCCATCACGTAGAGCCTCCTGCTGATCCGCAGCGCGATGGTGAGCTTCTGCTCGACGAGCAGGATGGAGATGCCGCGGCGTGCGATCTGCTCGAGAAGTCCTGCGACCAGCTCCACCAGCTTCGGCGCCAGCCCCTCGGTGGGCTCGTCCACCATGATGAGGTCCGGATCGCCCATGAGCGTGCAGTTCGGCACGGCCTTCGGCACCTGCCCGATCCGCGGGGGGAGCGTGAGCTACGGCGTGCGCGGCAAGCGCTGCACCAAGCCCGCCGAGACCCAGGTCCCGCCGATCATCGCCTGGAAGCAGGCCCTCACGCCGTAGCGGAGGCGAATCGCCTGCCGCCAGCGGCGGGGGCTGTCCCCGCGCTGGCGCCCGGGGCCCGGGCGTCAGGGGGCCTTGGTGCCGGCCTTCCCGCTGGCCGCCGCCGGGAGGGCCCGGCGCGCCTGCCCCGTCTGCACCGCCGCGCGCGCCACGGCGCCGGCCACCGCCTCGCCCACCCGCTTGTCGAACACCGACGGGATGATGTACTCCTCGCTCAGATCGCTCGCCGAGACGATCGAGGCGATGGCCCGCGCGGCGGCGATCTTCATCTCGTCGTTGACCTGGCGGGCCCGCACGTCGAGGAGACCGCGGAAGAAGCCCGGGAAGCACAGCACGTTGTTGATCTGGTTCGGGTAGTCCGAGCGGCCCGTGGCCATGACGCGGACGATGCCGTGCACCGTCTCGGGCATGACCTCCGGCGTGGGGTTCGCCATGGCGAAGACGACGGGGTGCTTCGCCATCCGCTGGATGTCCTTGGCCGTCGCCACGCCCGGGCCGGACAGCCCGATGAACACGTCCGCCCCCTTGAGGGCCTCGGCGAGCGTCCCGCGCACGCCCTTCTCGTTGGTGTTCTCGGCGAACCAGGCCTTGACGGGGTTCATGTTCTCGGTGCGGCCGCGGTACAGCGTGCCCTTGGTGTCGCAGCCGATGACGTGGTTGCACCCCATGGCCATGAGCAGCTTGGCCGTGGCGATGCCCCCGGCGCCGGCCCCGGAGAAGACGATCTTGACGTCGCTCATCTTCTTCTTGACCACCTGCAGCGCGTTGAGCAGCGCCGCCAGCACCACGACGGCCGTGCCGTGCTGGTCGTCGTGGAAGACGGGCACGTCCAGCTCCTTGCGCAGCCGCTCCTCGATCTCGAAGCAGCGGGGGGCGGAGATGTCCTCGAGGTTGATGCCCCCGAAGATCGGCGACACGGCGCGCACGATCCCCACGATCTCGTCCACGTCCTTGGTGGCCAGGCAGAGCGGGAAGGCGTCCACGCCGGCGAACTCCTTGAAGAGGAGCGCCTTGCCCTCCATGACGGGGATGGCGGCCTTGGGCCCGATGTCGCCCAGCCCCAGCACCGCCGTGCCGTCGGTGACCACGGCAACACAGTTCTGCTTGATGGTGAGCGTGTAGACCTTCTGCGGGTCGTCGTGGATCGCCATGCAGACCCGCGCCACGCCGGGCGTGTAGGCCATGGAGAGGTCGTCGCGCCCCTTCACCGCCACCTTGCCTCGGACCTCGATCTTGCCGCCCAGGTGCATGAGGAAGGTCCGGTCGGAGACATGGACCACCTTCACTCCGGCCACGTGGCGGAGGGCGTCCACCACCTGCTGCCCGTGCTTGCTGTCGCGGGCATTGAAGGTGATGTCGCGGACGACCACCTTGGGCCCCATCTGGACGATGTCGATGGCCCCGATGTCGGCCCCCGCACCCCCGATGGCGGAGGTGACCTTGCCGAGCATCCCTGTCCGGTTCCGGATCTCGAGACGGACCGTCATACTGTAGCTGGCGCTGGGAGCGGTGTGCATGGGCTCGATCCTCCTTGATGGCGTCTGCCGTAGGGCTCAGGTCGCGGCGATGGTCTCCGGTCGGGTCGCGCAGGGGCTGGAAGAGGTGCTTTCTGGCTCTCTCAGCACCATCCGCCATGCGGGCAGCTTGAGTCCATGAGTCGTTTGTCTCATTTTCCGCTGCGGCTACCGCGTCCGGCCCAGGACGAGCTGGCCCTCCGTCTCCCCCTTCTTCAGCGCGTGCTGGTT belongs to Candidatus Rokuibacteriota bacterium and includes:
- a CDS encoding thioesterase family protein, which codes for MEHRGALSGLDEAFYVSDGQRFIATPHTRGPWSPDLQHAGPPSALLARAIERAVAGEPALAVTRLTVELLAPIPIAAFEIQTSVLRAGRKVRRIDATLTTENRAIARATGLAIRTASGDIPPSPAPKTCPDPPDRGEPHLFPVVLGSPAGYATAVEARRVAGATQEGGIAAWIRSRVALVSGETPSPLQRVMIAADSGNGVAVPLDPRRFTFINADLTVACFRPLEGEWVCLDAVTAHDPAGIGLTETRLWDLRGPIGRALQTLVIEPREA
- a CDS encoding fumarylacetoacetate hydrolase family protein → MKFARFRVDGYDYYGQVEADRLRAIQGDLFSGDYRLSGAVYPLDRVKLLPPSRPVNFWGVGENYPRHVEFRIEQMGREIEERARRFTPWHKGVGSLIASGDTVMMPPDLKVLEYEGELCVVIGRPAYRVSREEAPHYIFGYSVSNDISGADYRDAFMWRMKCSDTFGPVGPWIETTIDPHDLDIITRVDGREEDRGSTRDMIHDCYAIVSNISQYCTLHPGDLITTGAPGSTRPLRAGEVVEVEIPGIGVLRNPIAAGR
- a CDS encoding EthD family reductase; translation: MVKVIAIVKRKPGMTVDAFQDHWRTAHADVVRRLPGLRRYVQSPTLPSGYRKGEPAWDGIAELWFDSMDALRALRGTPAQAGVDADEPRFIDKATMTTLLTDEHVIKEAPVPAGAAKWVEFLTRRPDLTVEAFQRHWREVHGPIAAGIPQIRRYVQSHVRPGAYASGRTPRYDGVALTWFDDTQAMRASAATAAYAATRADEANFLAPGEAPVIITREHVVVG
- a CDS encoding indolepyruvate ferredoxin oxidoreductase family protein; amino-acid sequence: MKEGSVMALATVTLDDKYTLESGRVFLTGIQALVRLPIMQRQRDVAAGLNTAGFISGFQGSPLNGVDQNLWRAEPFLVKHHIRFQPGLNEELGLTSVWGSQQVTLFEGARYDGVFALWYGKWAGVGRCGDVFNHGNSAGSARHGGVLLVAGDDHMARSSTVATQSEPMLTAAMIPVLSPAGVQDYLDLGIHGWAMSRYSGCWIGLKAIDETIESSASVHVDPHRITVRLPEDFVLPPDGLNIRLPDQPLQMERRIHEYRLRAAQAYARANRLDQTVFDSPRARLGIITAGKSYLDVRQALDHLGIDARRAAEIGVRLHKVGMTWPLEPEGVRRFGEGLEEILVVEEKRPFLESQVKAQLYNWPEPRRPRVIGKFDDTAGEAPGREEWLLPAPGELTPEVIARVIAGRIGRFFGDERLRERLGVLEEKERAVARPALTQQLQGYLGDAGRVPYFCSGCPHNTSTRVPEGSHGMAGVGCHFMATYIFPGTKIFTHMGAEGVAWIGQAPFTDTPHVFANLGDGTYYHSGVLAIRAAVAAGVTMTYKILYNHVTAATGGQPFPGELTVPQLTRQLAAERVSRIVVVTDEPAKYGRDPGFAPGVAVRHRDDLEAVQRELREQKGVSALVYDQTCAAEKRRRRKRGLYPDPARRAFINEAVCEGCGDCNEKSNCLSVLPVETELGRKRAIDQSSCNKDFSCL
- a CDS encoding methyltransferase domain-containing protein, producing MADPRLDTVRLQRLSRSYREAATLMAGVELGLFTRVAHGADTLARLAEELGFTPTNAERLVTACVALGLLVRDGARFRNAPDVERYLVEGEPGYAGPWILFTKPEWEDWGRLAERLRDTGPPVVLGKYAQGFTVEEARKYHEATYSIGLGSGRRFVRQVDLARRRRILDLGGGSGCYCIAACQAHAQLHAVVFDLPPVTEVAREFIASHGLAGRITTVSGDFTADPLPAGADVVIMASNLPQYSREIIQRVVGKAWEALEPGGEMHLIGEMLNSERTGPADPALWGLAETVYGSTGLAHSVTECVGYLEAAGFTGVTAQEFIPSVLIRVTGIRPA
- a CDS encoding LLM class flavin-dependent oxidoreductase, with the translated sequence MADLMRLVQSIEAAGFDGAGILDSQMLGRDAFVILGQAAAHTSRLVLFPAVTNPVTRHASVLAGAIQTVEELAPGRVKFIIGTGYSSASTIGRPPATLAEMRACLATVKALLAGDPVDFGSTRGRLAYAQGRPIPVLMAASGPKAIEVAGEIADGVLLLVGFNRGIVERALEHLERGARRAGRRLEDLEVIWAVRTGTAATLEEARRQARPVAVHWGVLRWGGHWLEPAGLRLPALEIPDAVRRIYPDLSHAHDWDEAIAATAFVPDEVIAELCDAMGLIGGPEHCADRIVEMARLGVRQLYLMPVQTFVGPEQEVRVFRDVVFPRLRAAGIR